A single genomic interval of Aureliella helgolandensis harbors:
- a CDS encoding tetratricopeptide repeat protein — protein MKSERRHELEKNVLADRVGAGLESVHSYWPMILGGLAILVVGSLAWGLYSSSARKQAAEAWTDYYFSMAGGEAEAFLDLSERYPNSSAAGWARQTAGNGFLERGVDALYVNKSEGESLIKQAISEFEQLEDSSNQELRAKALYGLAQAHESLGDLDTAIAYYEKLMKATPREALLRSASERLAFLNSDSGKEFYAWFGTLDPKPDAPIDLPSNLNLPPLGPGGMSFGLPTDGPAGSETPVTPPPATDLPESSAPVQVPAEEGVSVPPAPAGPSVVPTAETPAANVPPAINEVPPASEPTSAALELEPSAAADTATAGDAETTDKP, from the coding sequence ATGAAAAGCGAACGCCGCCACGAGCTTGAGAAAAACGTATTGGCGGATCGCGTCGGTGCCGGGCTTGAGTCCGTACACTCCTACTGGCCCATGATTTTGGGTGGATTAGCGATCCTGGTCGTCGGCTCGCTGGCCTGGGGTCTCTACTCCAGCTCCGCCCGAAAGCAGGCTGCCGAAGCCTGGACAGACTACTATTTCAGCATGGCTGGTGGAGAGGCCGAAGCCTTCTTGGATTTGTCCGAGCGTTATCCGAACAGCAGTGCTGCTGGCTGGGCTCGCCAGACCGCCGGGAATGGTTTCCTGGAAAGAGGCGTCGATGCCCTGTACGTCAACAAGTCCGAAGGGGAGTCGTTGATCAAGCAGGCGATAAGCGAGTTCGAGCAATTGGAAGATTCCTCCAATCAAGAACTGCGTGCCAAAGCCCTCTACGGCTTGGCCCAAGCCCACGAATCCTTAGGCGATCTCGATACCGCCATCGCCTACTACGAAAAACTGATGAAAGCGACTCCTCGGGAAGCTTTGCTGCGAAGTGCCAGCGAGCGATTGGCATTCCTCAACAGCGATTCGGGCAAAGAATTCTATGCATGGTTCGGCACACTCGACCCGAAGCCAGATGCCCCCATCGACCTTCCTAGCAACCTAAACCTTCCTCCGCTGGGTCCGGGCGGCATGTCATTCGGCCTCCCCACAGACGGCCCCGCCGGCTCGGAGACGCCTGTCACACCACCGCCGGCCACCGACTTGCCTGAATCCAGTGCTCCCGTGCAGGTACCTGCCGAAGAGGGAGTGAGTGTACCGCCGGCCCCTGCTGGCCCCAGTGTTGTGCCAACGGCAGAGACGCCCGCCGCCAATGTACCGCCCGCCATCAACGAAGTGCCACCTGCCAGCGAACCCACTTCGGCTGCTCTCGAACTGGAACCCTCGGCAGCCGCAGACACGGCTACCGCTGGCGATGCCGAGACCACGGACAAACCTTAA
- a CDS encoding RluA family pseudouridine synthase, whose translation MDQDPSTTELFEHTVLEAENGQRIDAMLAILLDAYSRVFLRKVVQDGGARVNGEVVKPSFRVKEGQQVELDLPPPPVDGPQPEDIALDVLFEDDYLIAIDKPAGMVVHPAKGNWSGTLASALAFRFQQLSDVGGVTRPGIVHRLDRDTTGVILVAKSNAVHLRLSEQFEQRTIQKEYFAIVVGRMELDRDVVRQPIGPHPYQRDKMAIRKDHPQSREAETRYEVMERFEGIASVKVEPKTGRTHQIRVHLDHVGTPVLCDRLYAGHSRISRGEVLRRMARKEPPQAGDEEVLLARQALHARRIAFTHPISGKPLTIESPIPPDMQSVLDVLRSR comes from the coding sequence GTGGACCAAGATCCCTCAACAACCGAGCTGTTCGAGCATACGGTGCTCGAGGCAGAGAACGGCCAGCGCATCGACGCGATGCTGGCAATCCTGCTCGACGCCTACAGCCGGGTGTTTCTACGTAAAGTCGTGCAAGACGGCGGGGCACGCGTCAATGGCGAGGTCGTCAAGCCTAGCTTTCGCGTGAAAGAGGGACAGCAAGTCGAACTCGACCTGCCGCCACCACCTGTCGATGGTCCACAACCCGAGGATATCGCTCTAGATGTCCTCTTCGAAGATGACTACTTGATCGCTATCGACAAACCGGCGGGCATGGTTGTCCATCCAGCCAAGGGCAATTGGAGTGGCACACTAGCCAGCGCACTCGCCTTCCGATTCCAGCAGCTAAGCGACGTCGGTGGCGTTACGCGTCCCGGTATCGTCCACCGACTCGATCGCGACACCACTGGAGTGATTCTGGTCGCCAAGAGCAACGCAGTTCATTTGCGTCTCTCCGAACAGTTTGAGCAACGCACGATTCAAAAAGAGTACTTTGCAATCGTGGTTGGGCGAATGGAGTTGGACCGCGACGTCGTCCGCCAACCCATCGGGCCCCATCCCTACCAACGCGATAAGATGGCAATCCGCAAGGATCACCCACAGAGCCGTGAAGCCGAGACGCGGTACGAGGTCATGGAGCGTTTCGAAGGAATCGCCTCAGTTAAAGTCGAGCCGAAGACGGGACGCACCCATCAAATCCGCGTTCACCTGGATCACGTTGGCACCCCCGTACTCTGCGATCGACTCTACGCAGGCCATTCGCGAATCAGCCGCGGTGAAGTGCTGCGGCGAATGGCACGCAAGGAACCACCGCAAGCAGGGGATGAAGAAGTTCTACTTGCACGCCAAGCCCTGCATGCGCGTCGCATTGCTTTTACGCATCCCATCTCAGGGAAGCCCCTGACGATAGAATCCCCTATCCCACCCGATATGCAATCGGTACTGGATGTTCTGCGCAGCCGCTGA
- the feoB gene encoding ferrous iron transport protein B, which produces MDSRPPSPAPVGKSAGITIALVGNPNTGKSTLFSALCGVPARIGNYPGVTVEKKIGRYRDESGAVTVVDLPGTYSLAARTLDEKVSVDVLLGRQADVPSLEVIVVVVDVTNLERNLYLFTQLRQLGKPTLLVLNMWDRATATGIKVDLQALSERLGTRVVTASASRKQGIGGVKQAIRELSALAAAEKQSIFSAEVQAETAAIQQWTEQQAGVVLAPFLAERLLFDRDGAHAQELQRKPGLTDLSNQLQASRQRLADAGQKIPALETATRYSWIRSQLDGVVHRPAETHGSTSDSIDRVMTHRVWGLIIFAAIMFVVFQAITWGTGWAMDRINDDVMPAIAGVVESVLPPGTLRSLLNDGIVAGVGSVLVFLPQILMLFFFIGLLEDCGYMARAAFVMDKLMTKLGLSGKSFLPLMSSFACAVPGIMATRVIENRRDRMVTILVAPLMSCSARLPVYILLIYAFVPQITWLGGWIGLQGLVLFLMHIVGLVVAVPVAWLLKRFFFPGDVPPFVMELPSYKMPSPGVVFFRVWERAEAFITRAGTLIFCTSILVWAAGYFPGDHTRQHEIDQRLEAMSEPASEAEVAEYASLLEEQRSLSGRLIEGSALGIAGKAIEPVVRPLGWDWKIGVGVIASFPAREVIIATLGTIYSLGGDSEEASLQSAIRESKWPDGRPVFTISVALSIMVFFALCAQCAATLMVIKRETNSWRWPAFTFAYMTLLAYVGALLTYQVGSRLIG; this is translated from the coding sequence ATGGATTCTCGCCCCCCCTCCCCTGCCCCGGTCGGAAAATCTGCTGGCATTACCATCGCGCTCGTTGGGAATCCCAACACTGGTAAGAGCACCCTGTTTAGCGCTTTGTGTGGAGTGCCGGCCCGCATTGGAAATTATCCAGGGGTGACCGTTGAGAAGAAGATCGGCAGGTATCGCGACGAGAGTGGAGCGGTCACGGTTGTCGATCTTCCGGGGACCTATAGCCTTGCCGCTCGGACGCTCGACGAAAAGGTATCCGTCGACGTGCTGCTAGGGCGGCAAGCTGACGTGCCCAGTTTAGAAGTCATTGTCGTCGTGGTCGATGTGACCAATCTAGAACGCAATCTCTATCTGTTCACTCAACTCCGCCAGCTCGGCAAGCCAACGTTGCTGGTGCTGAACATGTGGGATCGGGCGACCGCAACCGGAATCAAGGTGGATCTGCAGGCGTTGAGCGAACGCCTGGGAACGCGCGTGGTAACTGCCTCAGCCAGTCGCAAGCAGGGAATCGGGGGCGTCAAACAGGCGATTCGCGAGCTGTCCGCACTTGCGGCCGCTGAGAAACAAAGCATTTTTAGCGCTGAAGTTCAGGCGGAAACCGCCGCAATCCAGCAGTGGACTGAGCAGCAGGCGGGCGTGGTTTTGGCTCCTTTTTTAGCCGAGCGATTGTTGTTCGACCGGGATGGGGCACACGCTCAAGAGCTGCAGCGCAAGCCGGGGCTGACCGATCTCTCCAATCAGTTGCAGGCGTCCCGACAGCGACTGGCCGACGCGGGGCAAAAGATCCCCGCCTTGGAAACTGCGACGCGGTACAGTTGGATTCGGAGCCAGCTCGATGGAGTGGTGCATCGGCCAGCGGAGACGCATGGCTCGACTTCCGATTCGATCGACCGCGTCATGACGCATCGCGTGTGGGGGTTGATCATCTTCGCCGCGATTATGTTTGTGGTGTTCCAGGCTATCACTTGGGGGACCGGTTGGGCCATGGACCGCATCAACGATGACGTTATGCCCGCCATTGCGGGAGTTGTCGAATCGGTCCTGCCGCCTGGTACGCTTCGTAGCTTGCTCAATGACGGCATTGTGGCGGGTGTCGGATCTGTGTTGGTGTTTCTGCCACAGATCTTGATGCTCTTCTTTTTCATCGGTTTGTTGGAGGATTGTGGCTATATGGCTCGGGCGGCGTTTGTCATGGACAAACTGATGACCAAGCTGGGCTTGAGTGGCAAATCCTTCCTTCCCCTCATGTCCTCATTCGCTTGCGCGGTGCCGGGCATCATGGCCACGCGCGTCATCGAAAATCGTCGCGATCGGATGGTGACCATTCTGGTAGCGCCACTGATGAGTTGTTCGGCTCGCTTGCCGGTTTATATCCTGCTGATCTATGCCTTCGTCCCTCAAATCACGTGGTTAGGGGGCTGGATCGGGTTGCAAGGCTTGGTGCTTTTCCTCATGCATATCGTGGGGCTGGTTGTGGCTGTGCCGGTGGCCTGGTTGCTCAAACGCTTTTTCTTTCCCGGGGATGTGCCTCCCTTTGTCATGGAGTTGCCAAGCTACAAGATGCCATCGCCAGGGGTGGTCTTCTTTCGCGTGTGGGAGCGTGCCGAGGCGTTTATTACGCGAGCCGGAACGCTGATTTTCTGCACTTCGATTTTGGTTTGGGCGGCAGGCTACTTTCCGGGGGATCATACTCGGCAGCATGAAATCGACCAGCGTTTAGAGGCCATGTCCGAGCCCGCCAGCGAGGCAGAGGTTGCCGAGTACGCGAGCTTGCTGGAAGAGCAGCGCTCGCTGAGTGGACGACTTATCGAAGGAAGCGCTCTTGGAATCGCAGGGAAGGCGATTGAACCGGTGGTGCGACCGCTGGGGTGGGATTGGAAGATCGGGGTCGGTGTGATCGCCTCGTTCCCCGCTCGCGAAGTCATTATCGCCACTCTGGGAACCATCTACTCGTTGGGTGGCGATAGTGAAGAGGCGTCGTTGCAGAGTGCGATCCGAGAGTCGAAGTGGCCAGATGGACGTCCTGTCTTTACGATTTCAGTGGCCTTGTCCATTATGGTTTTCTTCGCCTTGTGTGCACAATGTGCGGCGACCCTGATGGTCATCAAGCGAGAGACCAATTCGTGGCGATGGCCGGCCTTTACCTTCGCCTACATGACGTTGCTGGCCTATGTGGGCGCCTTGCTTACTTACCAAGTCGGCTCGCGATTGATTGGTTAG
- a CDS encoding FeoA family protein gives MPSLADISAGQSATIVEILGEDSIAIRLMEMGLTEGETILFVGSAPLGDPIEVSIRGYRLSLRRAEAQRVQIQLSPAPSVSDSN, from the coding sequence ATGCCATCGCTTGCTGATATATCGGCTGGCCAATCGGCCACCATTGTTGAGATCCTCGGTGAGGATTCGATCGCAATCCGTCTGATGGAGATGGGCTTGACCGAGGGGGAGACGATCTTGTTCGTCGGCAGTGCTCCGCTGGGGGATCCCATTGAGGTCTCGATCCGCGGATATCGTCTATCGCTTCGTCGCGCAGAGGCCCAGCGCGTTCAAATTCAACTCTCACCGGCGCCTTCTGTCAGCGATTCAAATTAA
- a CDS encoding FeoA family protein — MFAPEIHNTVLPIDFLRANESAKVVELLGDEGQVHRLSEMGLRVGALIRMVRPGAPFLLALDGKRLSVRLTDGLQVLVATA; from the coding sequence ATGTTTGCTCCCGAAATCCACAATACTGTCCTACCCATCGATTTTCTCCGCGCGAACGAGTCGGCTAAGGTTGTCGAGTTGTTAGGGGATGAGGGGCAGGTGCATCGACTTTCTGAAATGGGGCTTCGTGTCGGGGCGTTGATTCGCATGGTTCGCCCAGGTGCGCCATTTCTGCTGGCTTTAGATGGCAAGCGTTTGAGTGTTCGTCTGACAGATGGACTTCAAGTTTTAGTGGCAACCGCTTAG
- the mgtE gene encoding magnesium transporter has product MAIEEFQFTESLEKQLSDLVQSDSAELIEELLENHSSGELARAISLLDEEERIKLIQLINSESAAELVEQLPTVQAVQLLEEAEPGQAAAIVDELPSDLQADLLSDLDSNDAEAILRLMLPNEAESARQLQQYDESVAGGLMVTELLRYPDHWTVAEVVHDLQTGSDEYRDYQIQYTYVCGQEEQLLGVLRLRDLLLGDRSRVLRDIMIPNPVSVSDTLSLAELHGFFQQHHYLGVPVTNEVGKLVGVVQRSDVDQAWIEQQDRSFLKRQGIVSGEEIRAMSLWQRASGRLSWLSLNIVLNLLAATIISRFESTLSAVIALTAFLPIISDMSGCSGNQSVAVSIRELMLGLVRPSDVFRVWMKELSVGVLNGSAVGLLLGTIAYLWKGNLALAIVIGSALTLNTIVAVSIGGIIPLILRKFGRDPAVASGPLLTTVTDMCGFFLVLSLASNFIEYLV; this is encoded by the coding sequence GTGGCCATTGAAGAATTTCAGTTTACGGAAAGCCTCGAGAAGCAGTTGTCGGACTTGGTCCAATCGGACTCGGCAGAGCTGATTGAAGAGTTGCTCGAAAACCATTCCTCTGGCGAATTGGCGCGAGCCATCTCGCTGCTCGACGAAGAAGAGCGGATCAAGCTCATCCAGCTCATCAACAGCGAGAGTGCAGCCGAGCTGGTCGAACAATTGCCTACCGTCCAAGCGGTCCAGCTGCTCGAAGAAGCCGAGCCGGGGCAGGCTGCAGCAATCGTGGACGAACTCCCCAGCGATTTGCAAGCTGACTTGTTAAGCGACTTGGATTCCAACGACGCTGAAGCCATCCTGCGGCTCATGCTGCCCAACGAAGCGGAATCGGCTCGGCAGCTTCAGCAGTACGATGAATCGGTGGCTGGCGGTTTGATGGTCACCGAACTGCTGCGTTACCCAGACCACTGGACCGTCGCAGAGGTTGTTCACGATCTGCAAACCGGTTCTGACGAGTACCGCGATTATCAAATCCAGTACACGTACGTCTGCGGCCAAGAGGAACAGTTGCTAGGCGTCTTGCGACTGCGCGATCTGCTGCTCGGCGATCGCAGTCGTGTGTTGCGAGACATCATGATTCCCAATCCCGTCTCGGTTTCCGACACCCTCTCTTTGGCGGAGCTTCACGGCTTCTTCCAACAGCATCACTACTTAGGGGTACCGGTTACCAACGAAGTCGGAAAACTGGTCGGCGTGGTGCAGCGCAGCGATGTGGATCAAGCCTGGATCGAGCAGCAAGACCGCTCCTTCCTGAAGCGTCAGGGGATTGTCAGTGGTGAAGAAATCCGCGCCATGTCACTTTGGCAACGCGCTTCAGGCCGCCTTTCCTGGCTATCGCTGAACATTGTGCTCAATCTACTAGCGGCAACCATCATCAGCCGCTTTGAATCAACCCTCTCGGCTGTCATCGCCCTGACCGCCTTCCTGCCGATTATCTCCGACATGAGTGGCTGCTCTGGAAATCAATCGGTAGCCGTTTCCATCCGCGAATTGATGCTTGGGCTGGTCAGACCCTCGGATGTATTTCGTGTCTGGATGAAGGAGTTGTCCGTCGGTGTGCTCAACGGCTCTGCCGTAGGACTGCTCCTAGGTACCATCGCCTACCTCTGGAAAGGCAACCTAGCACTTGCGATCGTGATCGGAAGCGCACTGACACTCAACACCATTGTGGCCGTATCGATCGGTGGAATCATTCCACTGATCCTCCGCAAGTTTGGCCGCGACCCAGCCGTAGCCAGCGGCCCACTGCTGACCACGGTAACCGACATGTGCGGATTCTTCCTCGTCCTGAGCCTTGCCAGCAATTTCATCGAGTACTTGGTCTAG